From the genome of Candidatus Electrothrix communis, one region includes:
- a CDS encoding MoxR family ATPase — MSNYTFRLVNHDRKEPLADLDMLRQRPARRPEGILETGSGPESSLATDARRFVPGQDLEDAINTAIAVNEPLLITGEPGTGKTTAAYYTAWKLGLGEVLHFQVKSETVAKDLLYHFDTVRYFHDAHLAGTQQQALPDKKEYIEEREMWQALTAEQPRMLLIDEIDKAPRDFPNDLLHELHEWEFKVPETGQPPVRCNRKNQPIVFITSNSERRLPEPFLRRCVYHHIRFDHELIRQIVESRQDEYPALDEGFRKMAVDRFLRLRESGLRKRPASGELLVWLRILGLRTKEYPRLEEDLAKLPYLGILIKDHQDMADIQKKTR, encoded by the coding sequence ATGAGCAACTACACCTTTCGCTTAGTCAACCATGATCGCAAAGAACCGCTTGCCGATCTGGACATGCTGCGGCAGCGTCCGGCCCGCCGCCCGGAAGGAATCCTTGAGACCGGTAGCGGCCCGGAAAGCTCGTTGGCTACCGACGCCCGTCGTTTTGTACCGGGCCAAGATCTGGAAGATGCCATCAACACCGCTATCGCGGTTAACGAGCCTCTGCTCATCACCGGCGAACCGGGAACGGGCAAGACCACGGCTGCCTATTATACCGCCTGGAAACTGGGCCTGGGTGAAGTCCTCCATTTTCAGGTCAAGTCAGAAACCGTGGCCAAGGATCTGCTCTATCATTTTGACACAGTGCGCTATTTTCATGATGCCCATCTTGCCGGCACCCAACAGCAAGCCTTGCCGGACAAGAAAGAGTATATTGAAGAGCGGGAGATGTGGCAGGCCCTGACCGCAGAGCAACCGCGCATGCTGTTGATTGATGAGATTGATAAGGCTCCTCGTGATTTTCCCAATGATTTGCTGCATGAGTTGCATGAATGGGAATTCAAGGTGCCGGAAACTGGGCAACCACCTGTGCGTTGCAATCGGAAGAACCAACCCATTGTCTTTATCACCTCCAACAGTGAACGCCGCCTACCCGAGCCCTTTCTCCGTCGCTGTGTGTATCATCATATCCGTTTTGATCATGAGCTGATCCGCCAGATTGTCGAGAGCCGCCAGGATGAATATCCGGCCCTGGATGAAGGATTCCGAAAAATGGCGGTGGATCGTTTTCTCCGCCTCCGGGAAAGCGGCCTGCGTAAACGTCCGGCCAGCGGCGAATTGCTGGTGTGGCTGCGCATTCTCGGATTGCGGACCAAGGAGTATCCCCGGCTTGAGGAAGACCTTGCCAAGCTGCCCTATCTTGGGATCCTGATCAAGGATCATCAGGATATGGCGGATATCCAGAAAAAAACTCGGTAG